A region from the Medicago truncatula cultivar Jemalong A17 chromosome 6, MtrunA17r5.0-ANR, whole genome shotgun sequence genome encodes:
- the LOC25495815 gene encoding transcription factor IIIB 90 kDa subunit isoform X1, producing the protein MVNCDHCLRNVSGTRIDEGQLCCEYCGKVLEECFLSNEPTFQKGAAGQSKFSGNLIRAVNEMADSRQRTTDRATENIRNLCRNLGMDDYSVADAAVKFYIIGLEKNFTRGRRSELVQAACLYLAFRDNDKPYLLIDFSNAIRTNVYALGSVFLQLLKVLRLEEHPIARKLVDPSLFIFKFTHTLLKQRNVAVSESALNILSDMKRNWMQTGRKPSGLCGAALYMAALANGFPCSKSDVLRVVHVCEATLTKRLIEFENTESSSLTIDELNAMAKEHENRPIKIPNGEPTKYIPEEEEEEEEEGEEGDPLTKKKKKKDPLRCEHKGMDPPIPLFALGLCETCYRFFDKLSGGLGGGLDPPAFQRAEKDRMVKSHSEENANKSDDLAMDSNDAYESQIELHTSEPGNIGGEHVATKDGEHDESRIEDDMNEKTHDESESLSDIDDKEVDGYLHNEEETRYKKQIWEFNNREYLEEQAVKEAAAAAERRRLEEELKNCTPEEREARELKGAVAADVAKSRKEKRKQRAEEERRLGPAQSAVEATSRMLKTKRLSSKVNLDRLDKLFDKPAAPENPKKVRFETKEDELEPVNEFPADEDMYAEYDDTMYPENNYETYDYEEAGGFYEY; encoded by the exons ATGGTGAATTGTGATCACTGTTTGAGGAACGTTTCTGGAACTCGAATTGACGAGGGTCAATT GTGTTGTGAGTATTGTGGGAAGGTGTTGGAAGAATGCTTTTTATCTAACGAGCCAACTTTTCAGAAAGGCGCTGCTGGACAG AGCAAATTCTCAGGCAATTTGATAAGGGCGGTTAATGAAATGGCTGACTCACGTCAAAGGACTACAGATAGAG CTACAGAAAATATTAGAAATCTATGTCGCAACCTTGGAATGGATGATTATAGTGTAGCTGATGCAGCTGTGAAATTTTATAta ATAGGACTAGAGAAAAACTTTACCAGGGGACGTAGATCTGAACTTGTACAAGCTGCTTGTCTCTATCTTGCATTCCG GGATAACGATAAGCCATACCTTCTTATTGATTTTTCAAATGCTataaggacaaatgt TTATGCGCTTGGCTCAGTTTTTTTGCAGCTTTTGAAAGTGTTAAGGCTTGAAGAACACCCGATTGCTCGAAAGCTTGTTGATCCCagtctttttattttcaaatttacacATA CTTTGTTAAAGCAAAGGAATGTGGCTGTCTCTGAATCTGCGCTGAATATTCTTTCTGACATGAAACGTAACTGGATGCAG ACAGGGAGGAAGCCTAGCGGATTATGCGGTGCTGCGTTATACATGGCTGCTCTTGCAAATGGTTTTCCATGCTCGAAATCAGATGTT CTAAGAGTCGTCCATGTATGTGAAGCAACATTGACCAAGCGGCTGATAGAGTTTGAGAACACAGAGTCTTCCAGCTTGACA ATTGATGAGTTGAATGCAATGGCAAAAGAGCATGAAAACCGTCCAATTAAAATACCAAATGGTGAACCGACCAAATACATTccagaggaggaggaggaggaggaggaggagggggAGGAGGGGGACCCCctaacaaagaagaagaagaagaaggaccCCCTAAGGTGTGAACACAAGGGTATGGATCCTCCAATACCCCTCTTTGCACTTGGATTGTGCGAAACATGTTACAGATTT TTTGATAAACTCTCTGGTGGACTTGGTGGTGGTTTGGATCCTCCTGCATTCCAGCGTGCTGAGAAGGATAGAATGGTGAAGTCACATTCTGAGGAGAATGCTAATAAATCAGATGAT TTGGCAATGGATTCAAATGATGCATACGAGAGCCAAATAGAGTTGCATACCTCCGAGCCTGGAAATATTG GGGGAGAGCATGTGGCCACTAAAGATGGTGAACATGATGAGTCTCGTATAGAAGATGATATGAATGAAAAAACTCATGATGAATCAGAAAGTCTCTCTGATATTGATGATAAGGAG GTTGATGGCTACCTTCACAACGAAGAGGAAACACGTTACAAGAAGCAGATATGGGAATTTAATAATCGAGAGTATCTTGAG GAACAAGCTGTCAAGGAAGCAGCTGCAGCAGCTGAAAGGAGAAGATTAGAGGaggaattaaaaaattgtaccCCTGAAGAGCGTGAAGCAAGAGAACTTAAGGGAGCTGTTGCTGCAGATGTGGCAAAATCCAGAAAG GAAAAGAGAAAACAACGAGCTGAAGAGGAAAGAAGGTTGGGTCCTGCTCAATCTGCTGTAGAGGCAACTAGCCGAATGTTGAAAACAAAG AGGCTCAGCTCCAAAGTCAATTTGGATCGCTTGGATAAATTATTCGATAAACCT GCAGCTCCAGAGAATCCCAAGAAAGTACGATTTGAAACAAAGGAGGATGAATTGGAACCAGTCAACGAATTTCCGGCTGATGAAGATATGTATGCAGAATATGATGATACTATGTATCCAGAAAATAACTACGAGACATACGACTACGAGGAAGCCGGTGgtttttatgaatattga
- the LOC25495815 gene encoding transcription factor IIIB 90 kDa subunit isoform X2, which yields MSAFHKYSLQEYNIQTTENIRNLCRNLGMDDYSVADAAVKFYIIGLEKNFTRGRRSELVQAACLYLAFRDNDKPYLLIDFSNAIRTNVYALGSVFLQLLKVLRLEEHPIARKLVDPSLFIFKFTHTLLKQRNVAVSESALNILSDMKRNWMQTGRKPSGLCGAALYMAALANGFPCSKSDVLRVVHVCEATLTKRLIEFENTESSSLTIDELNAMAKEHENRPIKIPNGEPTKYIPEEEEEEEEEGEEGDPLTKKKKKKDPLRCEHKGMDPPIPLFALGLCETCYRFFDKLSGGLGGGLDPPAFQRAEKDRMVKSHSEENANKSDDLAMDSNDAYESQIELHTSEPGNIGGEHVATKDGEHDESRIEDDMNEKTHDESESLSDIDDKEVDGYLHNEEETRYKKQIWEFNNREYLEEQAVKEAAAAAERRRLEEELKNCTPEEREARELKGAVAADVAKSRKEKRKQRAEEERRLGPAQSAVEATSRMLKTKRLSSKVNLDRLDKLFDKPAAPENPKKVRFETKEDELEPVNEFPADEDMYAEYDDTMYPENNYETYDYEEAGGFYEY from the exons ATGTCAGCATTTCACAAATATAGCCTACAGGAATACAACATTCAGA CTACAGAAAATATTAGAAATCTATGTCGCAACCTTGGAATGGATGATTATAGTGTAGCTGATGCAGCTGTGAAATTTTATAta ATAGGACTAGAGAAAAACTTTACCAGGGGACGTAGATCTGAACTTGTACAAGCTGCTTGTCTCTATCTTGCATTCCG GGATAACGATAAGCCATACCTTCTTATTGATTTTTCAAATGCTataaggacaaatgt TTATGCGCTTGGCTCAGTTTTTTTGCAGCTTTTGAAAGTGTTAAGGCTTGAAGAACACCCGATTGCTCGAAAGCTTGTTGATCCCagtctttttattttcaaatttacacATA CTTTGTTAAAGCAAAGGAATGTGGCTGTCTCTGAATCTGCGCTGAATATTCTTTCTGACATGAAACGTAACTGGATGCAG ACAGGGAGGAAGCCTAGCGGATTATGCGGTGCTGCGTTATACATGGCTGCTCTTGCAAATGGTTTTCCATGCTCGAAATCAGATGTT CTAAGAGTCGTCCATGTATGTGAAGCAACATTGACCAAGCGGCTGATAGAGTTTGAGAACACAGAGTCTTCCAGCTTGACA ATTGATGAGTTGAATGCAATGGCAAAAGAGCATGAAAACCGTCCAATTAAAATACCAAATGGTGAACCGACCAAATACATTccagaggaggaggaggaggaggaggaggagggggAGGAGGGGGACCCCctaacaaagaagaagaagaagaaggaccCCCTAAGGTGTGAACACAAGGGTATGGATCCTCCAATACCCCTCTTTGCACTTGGATTGTGCGAAACATGTTACAGATTT TTTGATAAACTCTCTGGTGGACTTGGTGGTGGTTTGGATCCTCCTGCATTCCAGCGTGCTGAGAAGGATAGAATGGTGAAGTCACATTCTGAGGAGAATGCTAATAAATCAGATGAT TTGGCAATGGATTCAAATGATGCATACGAGAGCCAAATAGAGTTGCATACCTCCGAGCCTGGAAATATTG GGGGAGAGCATGTGGCCACTAAAGATGGTGAACATGATGAGTCTCGTATAGAAGATGATATGAATGAAAAAACTCATGATGAATCAGAAAGTCTCTCTGATATTGATGATAAGGAG GTTGATGGCTACCTTCACAACGAAGAGGAAACACGTTACAAGAAGCAGATATGGGAATTTAATAATCGAGAGTATCTTGAG GAACAAGCTGTCAAGGAAGCAGCTGCAGCAGCTGAAAGGAGAAGATTAGAGGaggaattaaaaaattgtaccCCTGAAGAGCGTGAAGCAAGAGAACTTAAGGGAGCTGTTGCTGCAGATGTGGCAAAATCCAGAAAG GAAAAGAGAAAACAACGAGCTGAAGAGGAAAGAAGGTTGGGTCCTGCTCAATCTGCTGTAGAGGCAACTAGCCGAATGTTGAAAACAAAG AGGCTCAGCTCCAAAGTCAATTTGGATCGCTTGGATAAATTATTCGATAAACCT GCAGCTCCAGAGAATCCCAAGAAAGTACGATTTGAAACAAAGGAGGATGAATTGGAACCAGTCAACGAATTTCCGGCTGATGAAGATATGTATGCAGAATATGATGATACTATGTATCCAGAAAATAACTACGAGACATACGACTACGAGGAAGCCGGTGgtttttatgaatattga
- the LOC25495815 gene encoding transcription factor IIIB 90 kDa subunit isoform X3: MKIGLEKNFTRGRRSELVQAACLYLAFRDNDKPYLLIDFSNAIRTNVYALGSVFLQLLKVLRLEEHPIARKLVDPSLFIFKFTHTLLKQRNVAVSESALNILSDMKRNWMQTGRKPSGLCGAALYMAALANGFPCSKSDVLRVVHVCEATLTKRLIEFENTESSSLTIDELNAMAKEHENRPIKIPNGEPTKYIPEEEEEEEEEGEEGDPLTKKKKKKDPLRCEHKGMDPPIPLFALGLCETCYRFFDKLSGGLGGGLDPPAFQRAEKDRMVKSHSEENANKSDDLAMDSNDAYESQIELHTSEPGNIGGEHVATKDGEHDESRIEDDMNEKTHDESESLSDIDDKEVDGYLHNEEETRYKKQIWEFNNREYLEEQAVKEAAAAAERRRLEEELKNCTPEEREARELKGAVAADVAKSRKEKRKQRAEEERRLGPAQSAVEATSRMLKTKRLSSKVNLDRLDKLFDKPAAPENPKKVRFETKEDELEPVNEFPADEDMYAEYDDTMYPENNYETYDYEEAGGFYEY; encoded by the exons a TGAAGATAGGACTAGAGAAAAACTTTACCAGGGGACGTAGATCTGAACTTGTACAAGCTGCTTGTCTCTATCTTGCATTCCG GGATAACGATAAGCCATACCTTCTTATTGATTTTTCAAATGCTataaggacaaatgt TTATGCGCTTGGCTCAGTTTTTTTGCAGCTTTTGAAAGTGTTAAGGCTTGAAGAACACCCGATTGCTCGAAAGCTTGTTGATCCCagtctttttattttcaaatttacacATA CTTTGTTAAAGCAAAGGAATGTGGCTGTCTCTGAATCTGCGCTGAATATTCTTTCTGACATGAAACGTAACTGGATGCAG ACAGGGAGGAAGCCTAGCGGATTATGCGGTGCTGCGTTATACATGGCTGCTCTTGCAAATGGTTTTCCATGCTCGAAATCAGATGTT CTAAGAGTCGTCCATGTATGTGAAGCAACATTGACCAAGCGGCTGATAGAGTTTGAGAACACAGAGTCTTCCAGCTTGACA ATTGATGAGTTGAATGCAATGGCAAAAGAGCATGAAAACCGTCCAATTAAAATACCAAATGGTGAACCGACCAAATACATTccagaggaggaggaggaggaggaggaggagggggAGGAGGGGGACCCCctaacaaagaagaagaagaagaaggaccCCCTAAGGTGTGAACACAAGGGTATGGATCCTCCAATACCCCTCTTTGCACTTGGATTGTGCGAAACATGTTACAGATTT TTTGATAAACTCTCTGGTGGACTTGGTGGTGGTTTGGATCCTCCTGCATTCCAGCGTGCTGAGAAGGATAGAATGGTGAAGTCACATTCTGAGGAGAATGCTAATAAATCAGATGAT TTGGCAATGGATTCAAATGATGCATACGAGAGCCAAATAGAGTTGCATACCTCCGAGCCTGGAAATATTG GGGGAGAGCATGTGGCCACTAAAGATGGTGAACATGATGAGTCTCGTATAGAAGATGATATGAATGAAAAAACTCATGATGAATCAGAAAGTCTCTCTGATATTGATGATAAGGAG GTTGATGGCTACCTTCACAACGAAGAGGAAACACGTTACAAGAAGCAGATATGGGAATTTAATAATCGAGAGTATCTTGAG GAACAAGCTGTCAAGGAAGCAGCTGCAGCAGCTGAAAGGAGAAGATTAGAGGaggaattaaaaaattgtaccCCTGAAGAGCGTGAAGCAAGAGAACTTAAGGGAGCTGTTGCTGCAGATGTGGCAAAATCCAGAAAG GAAAAGAGAAAACAACGAGCTGAAGAGGAAAGAAGGTTGGGTCCTGCTCAATCTGCTGTAGAGGCAACTAGCCGAATGTTGAAAACAAAG AGGCTCAGCTCCAAAGTCAATTTGGATCGCTTGGATAAATTATTCGATAAACCT GCAGCTCCAGAGAATCCCAAGAAAGTACGATTTGAAACAAAGGAGGATGAATTGGAACCAGTCAACGAATTTCCGGCTGATGAAGATATGTATGCAGAATATGATGATACTATGTATCCAGAAAATAACTACGAGACATACGACTACGAGGAAGCCGGTGgtttttatgaatattga